The Candidatus Binataceae bacterium genome segment GCGGGTATCGCTACTCTTCCCAAAAGAGGATCTTCGACCCAACGCACGGTTTTGCGCTCGTTGAGATGCGGATGCGCGATAGCCTCGTTAAGAGTGAGAACCGGCGCGCATGGGACCCGTTCTTTGTCCATGGCGGCGATCGCATCCTCGCGTGTGGGGAAGGTCGCCAGCCATTCCTCAATTATCGACTGAAGCTCGAAGCGGTTCTTTTGTCGATCCCGTGCACGCTGAAAGCGGGGATCGGTCGCGAGCTCGGGTTTACCCATCGCGCGGACCATCTGCGGCCATTGATGCACCGCCAGCAGAATCATGATGTATTGGTCGTCGCGATAGCGGAAGTTGCCCGCTGGTCCAGGTCCATCGGCCTGAGATCCAGCGCGTTTGGGCCGCACCCGATCTCCCGCCAGCGCGATCTTTGGCACATTTAGTTCGTGCATGTGGAAATAGGTGTCGATCAGCGACGCATCGAGGTACTGCCCTTCGCCGGTGCGCTCTCGATGCAGCAAGGCCGCGAATGTCGCCATTGCCGCCGCAACCCCGGTTGAGACGTCACCGATCGCCATTCCGATCATCACCGGAGCGCGATCCGTTTCGCCGAGGTTATCAGTGATTCCCGCGTAGGCCTGTCCGATCGTATCGTAGCCCGCCTTGCTGGATAGCGGTCCGGTTTGGCCGGCCATCGAGATTGAACACATGATGATCTTGGGGTTGACCTTCTTCACGTCCTCGTAAGAAAAGCCCATCCGCCCGATCACCCCCGGCGCAAAATTCTCTACTAATACGTCGAACTTTGGGATCATCGACATGACCAGCTCGCGTGCTCCCGGCTGCTTCATGTCGATTGCAAGGCTGAGCTTGCTGTGATCGTGTTGCATGTAGTAGGTGCTGTGGCTGCTGGACTTGTGGCTGCGCGGCTTGAAGCCGGCGTCGCGAATGCGATCGCCGCCGGGGGCCAATTCCAGCTTGACGACCTCCGCGCCGAGCTCGGCCATCAGGCGCGTGCAAGTTGGTCCGGCCACAAATTGGGTAAAATCGAGAACGCGATAGCCCTCGAGCATCCTTGGCGCATTTGCCATGGCAATCGAATCCTCCGAGGCTCTCGTCGCGGTTGCCGGGTAGTTGCGACGCTGCACCAACCGCGCGAGAGGTTTTGCCAATCGCTATCACAGAGTTCATCGACCGGACAATCTACGCCTTCAGTTACTTTGCACGCTGGCGGATTTCCGCGAGTTCGGAATCTTCGACCAAGATGCCGGCGGACTCCAGCTCATCGAGGCGCTGTTCACTGTAGCCTAGGTATTCGCGCAGAATTTGACGATTGTCTTCACCGGCCATTGATAGAATCGGCTGAAACTCGACCTTGGTCTCGGAGAAGAGGTACGGTACCTTGGGCAGGTCGATTTCGCCGTAGCCGGGAACCTCCAGCGCCTGTAGCGCTCCCCGCCCCTCATTCTTGATCAGTTCGACCGTCTGGCGCAGATCGAGCACCGGCGCGGACAGGTAGTGGCGATCCGAGAGGAACTTGAGCGCCGCGTCGCGGCTACCGAAGGAATGAAGCCATTCTTCAATAATTTCCGCCAGCGCGTGCCTATTGTTCCATCGTGCGTAGTAGGTCTTGAAGCGCTCGTCTGTAAATAGCTCCGGCTTGCCAATATCCCTGGTGAAGGGCTCCCATTGATGGTTCAACACGGTCAGAATGATCCATCCCTCGCTGGTCGGGAACAACCCGCACGGTGTGGCTCCAGGGCGATGACGTCCGGTAGGTCCCGGGTTGTAGTCGCCATAGGTGAAAAGATTCTGCATAAGAAATACGTCGTGGATGTGGAAGACGCATTCGTAGAGCGCTACGTCGATATACTGGCCGATCCCGGTCCGTTCCCGATAGTAAAGCGCGGCCAGAACCGCTGCGACGCCGTTTACACCGCCGCCACCGTCGGCGAGGTACATCCCGGGATAAACCGGCGTGCCGTCTTCAGTTCCGGTTAGATGCAGCAAGCCCGAGAGCGCCTGCGCGGTCATATCGTTTCCTGGTCGATTCGCGCGCGAACCTGTCTGGCCGAAGCCCGAAATCGAACACATGATAACCCGAGGATTGATCGCCTTGAACGCCTCGTAGCTCAAACCATACTTACTTAGTACTCCGGGAGTATAGTTCTCGATTACTATGTCGAAGTGCCGCGCCAATTCGACGACGATCGCCGCACCTTCGGGCTGCTTAAAGTCGATGCAGATGCTGCGTTTGCCCCGATTGTAGTAGATATAGCCGGGTGATTGTCCCTCCACTCTTGGTGGATAACCACCGAGCCTGGAATATTCGCCGCTCGGGGGCATCTCGAGCTTAACCACCTCGGCGCCAAGATCGGCAAGAATACGGCCCAGAGTGGGACCTGCTATATACTGCGTAATGTCCAGAACGCGAACACCGGTAAGGTTTTGGGGCATAGCTTTAGACATCTTGGCCTCCGTCGCGCGCGTTACATTGGTCCTTATCTCGCGTCGCTACCCTACGCTTCAAGGGCGTGAAAGATAGCTGACAAGTTCTTTACCGTTTTCCTGAGCTCACAGGGAGGAATCGGAAGCATTCCCGGGATGCCGCAAAGCAGCTCGGTCTCGTTTGCAAGGGCGAATATTCCTGGAACTACTGCTTGAGTCCGTCTTTCGCCAAGACGAGGAGGGCGACCTCCGCGGCAAAGCCGAGCGCGCTGGTGCGACGTGGTTGCTGCCATCCTCGTCAAGCCTGGCCCCATGACCGCTGTTTCCCCTGGGCTCTTTTTCCTCCTCAAGCCAGTTCGCGTGAGGCGGTTATCCAACGAACCTGGTCATGCATGAAACACGTCAGATGGTGCTTCCTACATTTCCGCCGTCGGTGCAAGAAGACGGAGTAGCGTGGTAGTAGGCAGTATGCGGAATATCGACGCAAGCTACTCCAAGGAGAACAAATATGAAAATTGGCATTTCGATGATCTACAAGCGTGTCGATGACTCCGCGCCGAACCCGGGGGACTTCGCGCGCGAATGCGAACAGCTGGGGCTTGAATCTGTGTGGGTCGGCGATCACATGCTCTTTCACGCAGATCCGAAGACGCGATTTCCCGCAGGCGACGGACGCATTCCCGATCACTACGCTCACTTCCCCGAACCGTTCATCGTGCTTGCGATGGCGGCGGCCACTACCAAAAAGCTGCGTGTCGGGACCTCGGTATTGCTGGTGCCCGAACATCCGCCGCTCGCAACCGCCAAGCGGATCGCAACGCTCGATCGTATCTCAGGGGGGCGGGTGATCCTCGGAGTGGGGACAGGATGGCTGCGGGAAGCAGCGATCCCGCTCGGCTCGGATTTCGACCATCGTTGGACCCAGGCCGAAGAATACGTACAAGCTATGCGAGCTCTGTGGTCTACCGCGGCCGCTTCGTTCCACGGCAAGTACGTCGATTTCGAGGATATCGTGGTCAATCCCAAGCCTGTGCAGCAGCCGGGACCGCCGGTCCTTATCGGCAGTACCGACAAGCGGGCGCTCCGGTGGGTCGCGCGCTGGGGTGATGGTTACAATCCTGTCTGCTTCCAAGCCGACAGAGCCGTAAATTACATGCGAAAGCAGCTAGCCGGACTCAGGGAGGAGTGCGACAAAGCCGGCCGCGACTTCCGCAAGCTTGACATCACGGTCATGATCGCGCTGCCCGATACGCGTACGCAGACGCAGGAGATTATAGCTGCGATGGCCAGTATAGGTGTCCAGCGCATCGTCGAGGTGAGCGCTGTAGAACCGTTATTCGGCGTCGGTGATTATCGCGCGAAACTAGACCGCCTCGCGAAGGTCGCTCTGTAGCTCCATCGTTTGATCGGTTGTGGGTTCGTGACGATCCATGTTCCGGAGCCGGCATCGGACGAGGGCGAATCGACCCTGATTTTCGTCAAGGTCTGATTCGCACACAGCAACCCACGCGCGTATAAAGGCTGAAAGCTTGCCGAGGAAGGCTGTTCGACCTATAGAAACGAAGCGGAGCGAGCGTCAAGATAGCGATCCGGTTGAAGTATTTTTTCAACCGCTGCGAGAGGACGACAATTTTGCAATTCGAAACCTTGGCAACTGGATACGGACTGCTTGAAGGCCCGCGCATCGACGAACGCAATCGCCTTTACTACAGCGACGCGCGCGGCGGTGGGGTCTTTCGCCGCAGCCCCGACGGCACCATCGAAACTCTCATTGCGGGGCGCAAGATGGTCGGCGGTATCGCTTTGAATCAAGGTGGTGGATTGATCGTCACGGGCGCGACGGTCAGCCACTGGAACGAAAAGACCGGGAGCCTTACCGACATTTTCTCTCAATGGGAGGGCAAACCCCTGTTCGGGATGAATGACTTGACAATCGACGATCAGGGCAGTCTTTGGGGCGGGACCTTCGGCATCGACATTAACCAGTTCGATTTCAAGAGCACGCCGCCGCCGGGTTCTTTGTTCCGCATCGATCCGCCAGGAAAGACCACCAAGCTCTGGGAAGGGGTGGAAGTAACTAATGGTCTAGGCTTCAGTCCCGATCGCAAGTTGCTTTACCATAACGATTCGACCACTCGCGCAGTATGGGTCTACGACGTGCGTTCGGACCGCACGGTGGGCGATCGCAGATTGTTTGCGCGCCTTCCCGAAGGTATGCCTGACGGGCTCGCGGTCGAT includes the following:
- a CDS encoding CoA transferase, with protein sequence MSKAMPQNLTGVRVLDITQYIAGPTLGRILADLGAEVVKLEMPPSGEYSRLGGYPPRVEGQSPGYIYYNRGKRSICIDFKQPEGAAIVVELARHFDIVIENYTPGVLSKYGLSYEAFKAINPRVIMCSISGFGQTGSRANRPGNDMTAQALSGLLHLTGTEDGTPVYPGMYLADGGGGVNGVAAVLAALYYRERTGIGQYIDVALYECVFHIHDVFLMQNLFTYGDYNPGPTGRHRPGATPCGLFPTSEGWIILTVLNHQWEPFTRDIGKPELFTDERFKTYYARWNNRHALAEIIEEWLHSFGSRDAALKFLSDRHYLSAPVLDLRQTVELIKNEGRGALQALEVPGYGEIDLPKVPYLFSETKVEFQPILSMAGEDNRQILREYLGYSEQRLDELESAGILVEDSELAEIRQRAK
- a CDS encoding LLM class F420-dependent oxidoreductase; its protein translation is MKIGISMIYKRVDDSAPNPGDFARECEQLGLESVWVGDHMLFHADPKTRFPAGDGRIPDHYAHFPEPFIVLAMAAATTKKLRVGTSVLLVPEHPPLATAKRIATLDRISGGRVILGVGTGWLREAAIPLGSDFDHRWTQAEEYVQAMRALWSTAAASFHGKYVDFEDIVVNPKPVQQPGPPVLIGSTDKRALRWVARWGDGYNPVCFQADRAVNYMRKQLAGLREECDKAGRDFRKLDITVMIALPDTRTQTQEIIAAMASIGVQRIVEVSAVEPLFGVGDYRAKLDRLAKVAL
- a CDS encoding SMP-30/gluconolactonase/LRE family protein, with the translated sequence MQFETLATGYGLLEGPRIDERNRLYYSDARGGGVFRRSPDGTIETLIAGRKMVGGIALNQGGGLIVTGATVSHWNEKTGSLTDIFSQWEGKPLFGMNDLTIDDQGSLWGGTFGIDINQFDFKSTPPPGSLFRIDPPGKTTKLWEGVEVTNGLGFSPDRKLLYHNDSTTRAVWVYDVRSDRTVGDRRLFARLPEGMPDGLAVDAEGGVWVAVVFGAGEVVRFKSDGMLDQRIKVPAKTVTSLVFGGTDMCDLYVVTADNSDNRDLKGTIFRAHSQIAGLPVPNSRF
- a CDS encoding CoA transferase → MANAPRMLEGYRVLDFTQFVAGPTCTRLMAELGAEVVKLELAPGGDRIRDAGFKPRSHKSSSHSTYYMQHDHSKLSLAIDMKQPGARELVMSMIPKFDVLVENFAPGVIGRMGFSYEDVKKVNPKIIMCSISMAGQTGPLSSKAGYDTIGQAYAGITDNLGETDRAPVMIGMAIGDVSTGVAAAMATFAALLHRERTGEGQYLDASLIDTYFHMHELNVPKIALAGDRVRPKRAGSQADGPGPAGNFRYRDDQYIMILLAVHQWPQMVRAMGKPELATDPRFQRARDRQKNRFELQSIIEEWLATFPTREDAIAAMDKERVPCAPVLTLNEAIAHPHLNERKTVRWVEDPLLGRVAIPA